In one window of Thiobacillus sp. DNA:
- a CDS encoding restriction endonuclease subunit S yields MSAELQQTEIGELPAAWSIGRVDSAFDIQQGKQVSKKNRGGEHQRPFLRTKNVFWNRLELNDLDEMHFSEAEQTRLELQANDLLVCEGGSIGRTALWNNEVDGCLYQNHLHRLRAKGDKAHPQFGVYWLWYAFDVANLYFGRGNVTTIPNLSQSKLAELPMALPPLPEQKKIAHILSTVQRSIEAQERIIQTTTELKKALMHKLFTESLRNEPQKQTEIGPVPESWEVVPLSDVCRFQSGGTPSKKNPEFWEGTIPWVSPKDMKRPRLADVEDHISQEALESGSKLAPAGSVFVVVRGMILAKTVPVALAEVPMAINQDMKAIVPGPKLRSGFLLYALEALRENLFKKVGRSGHGTCTLMGHEVAAFKIPLPDLAEQEEIASAIQNLERKKELHDEKRKQLQDIFRTLLHELMTAKTRVHKVAIT; encoded by the coding sequence ATGAGCGCCGAACTCCAGCAAACCGAAATTGGCGAGCTTCCGGCCGCCTGGTCGATTGGCCGCGTTGATTCGGCGTTCGACATTCAGCAAGGAAAGCAGGTCTCGAAAAAGAACCGCGGTGGCGAACACCAGCGCCCCTTTCTCCGAACCAAAAACGTCTTCTGGAATCGCCTCGAACTGAATGATCTCGATGAAATGCATTTCAGCGAGGCCGAGCAGACACGTCTCGAACTTCAGGCAAACGATCTGCTTGTCTGCGAAGGCGGCTCAATTGGAAGAACAGCACTTTGGAACAATGAGGTCGATGGCTGCCTATACCAGAACCATCTCCATCGCCTCCGTGCGAAGGGCGACAAGGCTCATCCGCAATTTGGCGTGTATTGGCTTTGGTATGCCTTCGACGTGGCCAATCTTTACTTTGGCCGTGGCAACGTCACGACGATCCCGAACCTTTCGCAGTCAAAGCTGGCGGAGTTGCCCATGGCGCTTCCGCCACTCCCCGAGCAGAAGAAGATCGCGCACATCCTTTCGACGGTGCAGCGGTCGATCGAAGCGCAAGAGCGGATCATTCAGACCACCACCGAGCTGAAAAAGGCCCTCATGCACAAACTCTTCACCGAAAGCCTCCGCAACGAACCCCAAAAACAAACCGAAATCGGCCCCGTCCCCGAAAGCTGGGAGGTGGTGCCGCTTTCCGATGTCTGCCGCTTCCAGAGTGGCGGAACGCCTTCGAAGAAGAATCCAGAGTTCTGGGAGGGAACGATTCCTTGGGTATCCCCAAAGGATATGAAGCGCCCACGACTCGCTGACGTTGAAGACCACATTTCACAAGAGGCGCTCGAAAGCGGAAGCAAGCTTGCCCCCGCTGGTTCGGTTTTTGTCGTTGTGCGAGGAATGATCCTGGCAAAGACTGTTCCAGTCGCGCTCGCAGAAGTCCCCATGGCCATCAATCAAGACATGAAGGCCATCGTCCCCGGGCCCAAGCTTCGGTCAGGCTTTCTTCTCTACGCCTTGGAGGCACTGCGGGAAAACCTCTTCAAGAAGGTCGGGCGCTCGGGTCACGGTACGTGCACCTTGATGGGCCACGAGGTGGCTGCATTCAAAATCCCACTTCCCGATTTAGCGGAACAGGAAGAGATTGCTTCAGCGATTCAGAACCTCGAACGGAAAAAGGAGCTTCACGATGAGAAGCGAAAGCAACTCCAAGACATCTTCCGCACCCTTCTTCACGAACTAATGACCGCGAAGACCCGAGTTCATAAAGTTGCCATCACATGA
- a CDS encoding ATP-dependent endonuclease, whose amino-acid sequence MKIRDITIQNFRLLEDVSLCLENDTTLIVGRNNSGKTSLTELFRRLLAENSPRFRLEDFSLGTHDRFWKAFELFRNDVEENVIRERLPTISIALRIEYSADEDLGTLSDFIVDLNEACTTAKIVVTYAVGAGKIGDLFADLGDDRRGLFRALRDRVPKLFEAQIEAKDPNDPTNTKILESANLRAVLQFGFINAQRALDDATNKEKAVLGKVFERLFTSASAVGAGPGDQAIAETLKNAVEGIQTQIDTDFNDQLGALAPTFALFGYPGLSDPQLRTETQLDVQQLLSNHTTVTYSGPDPEGINLPESYNGLGSRNLIFILLKLFELFREFTTRQPESGVHLIFIEEPEAHLHPQMQSVFIRQLNRIRVMFEATYNGGNAWPVQFIVTTHSSHIANEASFDAMRYFLARPREPGSSILRTQSKDLRTGLGGEEPENRVFLHQYMTLTRCDLLFADGAILVEGTTERLILPAAIEKFDEQHGSNIGGKYLSIMEVGGAYAHLFYNLVDFLDLRTLIITDLDSIDAADNRKKCKVSGGTHSSNASVNRWFAPVGGNSPTLESLLAKTDVEKSIGCRRIAYQIPHTDGDACGRSFEDAFILANPNKFGLAGPNTIEKESQAWDLAQDIKKSEFALRFAINDTEWSIPRYIDQGLRWLGQIDNAALAPAAFELPAEDGANA is encoded by the coding sequence ATGAAAATCAGAGACATCACCATTCAGAACTTTCGGCTACTCGAGGACGTTTCTCTATGCCTCGAGAACGACACCACACTGATTGTGGGACGAAATAACAGTGGCAAGACTTCTCTAACGGAGCTGTTCCGCCGTCTGCTGGCTGAGAACTCCCCAAGATTTCGACTCGAAGATTTTTCACTAGGAACGCACGACAGGTTTTGGAAAGCGTTTGAGCTTTTCAGAAATGACGTAGAAGAGAACGTGATTCGGGAAAGACTGCCCACTATTTCGATTGCCCTGAGAATTGAATACTCGGCTGACGAGGACCTCGGCACACTCTCCGACTTTATCGTCGATCTCAACGAAGCTTGCACGACCGCAAAGATCGTTGTCACTTACGCAGTTGGTGCGGGGAAAATTGGTGATCTGTTCGCAGACCTTGGTGACGATCGGCGTGGGTTATTTCGGGCGCTACGAGACCGTGTCCCTAAACTATTCGAGGCCCAGATTGAAGCGAAGGACCCCAACGACCCCACAAACACAAAGATTCTAGAAAGCGCTAATTTGCGGGCAGTACTTCAATTCGGATTCATCAATGCACAGCGAGCGTTGGACGATGCAACCAACAAAGAAAAGGCTGTATTAGGGAAGGTGTTTGAACGCTTGTTTACGTCTGCTTCTGCGGTTGGGGCCGGACCAGGTGATCAAGCGATAGCCGAAACTCTAAAAAATGCGGTTGAAGGTATTCAGACCCAGATCGACACCGACTTTAACGATCAATTGGGAGCTTTAGCACCAACGTTTGCGCTTTTCGGCTACCCGGGCCTTTCGGATCCTCAACTTCGAACAGAGACACAGCTCGATGTTCAGCAGTTACTTTCTAATCATACAACGGTGACTTACTCGGGGCCCGACCCTGAAGGAATTAACCTACCGGAGTCCTACAACGGCCTCGGATCCAGAAACCTGATTTTCATTTTGCTCAAGCTGTTTGAGCTTTTTCGAGAATTCACGACTAGGCAGCCAGAATCAGGAGTTCATCTCATCTTTATTGAGGAGCCCGAAGCGCACCTGCATCCGCAAATGCAATCTGTTTTCATCCGTCAGCTCAATCGCATACGCGTGATGTTTGAGGCTACGTACAACGGAGGTAACGCTTGGCCGGTGCAATTCATTGTAACGACTCATTCGTCGCACATCGCCAATGAGGCGTCGTTTGACGCGATGCGGTATTTCTTGGCGAGGCCTCGGGAGCCTGGGTCCTCGATTTTGAGAACACAATCGAAAGACCTTCGCACCGGGCTGGGTGGAGAAGAGCCAGAGAACCGTGTGTTCCTTCACCAGTATATGACTTTGACACGGTGCGACCTCTTATTTGCCGACGGCGCCATCTTGGTCGAGGGCACGACAGAACGACTCATTCTCCCAGCGGCGATTGAGAAGTTCGACGAACAGCACGGTAGCAACATTGGGGGGAAATACCTTTCCATTATGGAGGTGGGTGGAGCTTATGCCCATCTGTTCTACAACCTTGTCGATTTTCTTGATCTCCGAACGCTGATTATCACGGACTTGGATTCCATTGATGCCGCAGATAATAGGAAGAAGTGCAAGGTATCTGGAGGAACTCACTCTAGTAATGCGTCAGTGAACAGGTGGTTTGCCCCGGTTGGCGGTAATAGCCCTACCCTAGAGTCGCTACTGGCAAAAACTGACGTGGAGAAATCAATAGGCTGTCGGCGTATTGCATATCAAATCCCCCACACTGATGGAGACGCATGCGGGCGAAGCTTTGAAGATGCATTCATTTTGGCGAATCCGAACAAATTTGGTCTTGCTGGTCCGAATACGATAGAGAAGGAGAGCCAAGCGTGGGATTTAGCGCAAGACATCAAAAAGAGTGAGTTTGCGCTACGGTTTGCAATCAACGACACGGAATGGTCAATTCCACGCTATATCGACCAAGGGTTGCGTTGGCTAGGACAGATTGACAATGCTGCTCTAGCGCCTGCCGCATTCGAACTTCCTGCCGAGGATGGTGCCAATGCCTGA
- a CDS encoding ATP-dependent helicase, with the protein MPEVLAANPAEVAAQRALDEVFRCIRERKSFRLEAGAGAGKTYSLVKALQLIIEEHGAQLLRGHQRVACITYTNVATDEVTKRTDGHPAVQASTIHSFCWDLCKSFQGVLRSEVMNIPQLAEKINEVGEIGTRRVGYDLGHRRVTDTEILLHHDDVLKIMVAMMESPKFRRIIAARFPVLFIDEYQDTDSDFANSLVRNFVQTGDGPLIGLFGDSWQKIYRTGAGLIEHVNLKPIGKEANFRSVSAVVNVLNRIRPELPQQISDPHAAGSAKVFHTNGFTGQRQTGGHWGGDLPADMAHRYLSRLRENLSNAGWDFSPQKTKILMLTHNVLAAEQNYSQLLGAFEYSDSLLKKEDPHIAFLVDTVEPACAAFSTGKFGEMFSVIGRNAGNPSNLADKREWTRDMQRLVELRGNGTIGDVIDLLKETRKPRLPDAVIRTERRLKDSSREEIDASRTLLQIERIRMLPYSELIALAAFINDHTPFSTKHGVKGAEFENVLVVLGRGWNQYNWSQLLEWFPNRFPGNKEDSYVRNRNLFYVACSRPKKNLALLFTQELSQAALGTLEAWFGAENISPFNPE; encoded by the coding sequence ATGCCTGAAGTCTTGGCAGCAAACCCAGCCGAGGTTGCAGCACAACGCGCCCTTGACGAGGTGTTCCGTTGTATTCGGGAGAGGAAAAGCTTCCGACTAGAAGCGGGAGCTGGTGCAGGTAAGACCTATTCTCTTGTCAAAGCACTTCAGCTGATTATTGAGGAGCATGGGGCTCAATTGTTGCGTGGTCATCAAAGGGTTGCTTGCATCACATATACCAACGTTGCGACTGACGAAGTGACGAAACGGACAGACGGCCATCCTGCCGTCCAAGCTTCGACCATCCATTCGTTCTGTTGGGATCTATGTAAAAGTTTTCAAGGTGTACTTCGCTCGGAGGTCATGAACATTCCGCAGTTGGCCGAAAAGATTAACGAAGTCGGCGAAATCGGAACGAGGCGAGTCGGTTACGATTTAGGGCACCGTCGCGTGACAGACACGGAAATACTTCTGCATCATGACGATGTCTTGAAGATCATGGTGGCCATGATGGAGAGCCCTAAGTTCCGCAGAATTATCGCTGCGCGGTTTCCGGTGCTATTTATCGATGAATACCAAGATACAGATTCCGATTTTGCAAATAGTCTTGTTCGGAATTTTGTTCAAACTGGGGACGGGCCACTCATCGGGCTTTTCGGGGATAGTTGGCAGAAAATCTATCGAACTGGTGCGGGGCTTATCGAGCACGTAAACCTGAAGCCGATTGGTAAAGAGGCGAATTTCCGGTCTGTCTCTGCCGTTGTAAATGTCCTAAACCGTATCCGCCCGGAGCTTCCTCAGCAGATCAGTGATCCTCATGCTGCTGGGTCAGCCAAAGTGTTTCATACCAATGGATTTACGGGGCAACGCCAAACCGGTGGGCATTGGGGTGGTGATCTGCCCGCTGATATGGCACACAGATATCTGTCGCGGCTTCGTGAGAATTTATCCAATGCGGGTTGGGACTTCTCGCCGCAAAAGACCAAAATCCTGATGCTTACGCATAACGTCCTCGCAGCAGAGCAGAACTACAGCCAACTTCTTGGGGCATTTGAATACAGTGATTCGCTTCTCAAGAAGGAGGATCCCCACATCGCTTTTTTGGTGGACACGGTAGAGCCGGCATGTGCAGCTTTCTCAACTGGAAAGTTTGGAGAGATGTTTTCAGTAATTGGTCGAAATGCAGGCAACCCCTCGAACCTCGCGGATAAGCGCGAATGGACTAGAGACATGCAACGATTAGTTGAGCTTCGAGGGAACGGGACGATCGGAGATGTCATTGATCTATTAAAGGAAACTCGCAAACCACGGCTTCCCGACGCAGTAATCCGGACAGAGCGGCGACTGAAAGACTCTTCGCGCGAAGAGATCGACGCTTCACGAACGCTCCTGCAAATCGAAAGGATTCGAATGCTCCCATATTCGGAGCTGATCGCCTTGGCCGCGTTCATTAATGATCACACGCCATTCTCGACGAAGCACGGCGTAAAAGGTGCGGAATTCGAAAATGTTTTAGTAGTTCTTGGGCGAGGCTGGAATCAATACAACTGGTCTCAATTACTTGAGTGGTTTCCCAATCGTTTCCCAGGCAACAAAGAAGATAGTTATGTTCGGAACAGAAATCTCTTTTACGTCGCTTGCTCTCGGCCAAAGAAGAACCTCGCCTTGCTTTTCACTCAAGAGCTTTCGCAGGCGGCTCTAGGCACGCTTGAGGCGTGGTTTGGGGCAGAGAACATTTCCCCTTTTAACCCAGAGTGA
- a CDS encoding helix-turn-helix domain-containing protein: MKITDLLTDDAVLAELGARIAGRRVELQLTQAAVAEQAGIAKRTLERMEAGQTSQLSTLVRVLRVLGAASGLDGLIPESGPSPMDLLKQKGKVRQRASGKRAALATGKPWQWDEKP; the protein is encoded by the coding sequence ATGAAGATCACCGACCTGCTCACCGATGATGCCGTGCTCGCCGAACTGGGCGCGCGGATTGCCGGGCGTCGGGTGGAGTTGCAGCTCACTCAGGCGGCGGTGGCCGAGCAGGCGGGGATCGCCAAGCGCACCCTGGAGCGGATGGAGGCCGGGCAGACGTCGCAGTTGTCCACCCTGGTGCGGGTGCTGCGGGTTCTGGGCGCCGCCTCCGGGCTGGATGGCCTGATCCCGGAGTCCGGGCCCAGCCCCATGGATTTGTTGAAGCAAAAGGGCAAGGTCCGGCAGCGGGCTTCGGGTAAACGTGCCGCACTGGCCACCGGCAAACCCTGGCAGTGGGATGAGAAGCCATGA
- a CDS encoding type II toxin-antitoxin system HipA family toxin, with the protein MSTLAEVRLWGRTIGAVSLLDGEEVARFEYDAAFAQSGIQVAPLVMPLSQRVYRFPALARPTFHGLPGLLADSLPDKFGNALIDAWLATQGRQPGSFNAVERLCYTGERGMGALEFAPAMGPRAKQTTHIEVSKLVELASEVLTHRNDLQASFAAEGREEALRDILRVGTSAGGARAKAVIAWNPETNEVRSGQVQADKGFEYWLLKFDGVSGNKDKELDDPKGYGLIEYAYYLMALDCGIEMSECRLFQENGRSHFMTRRFDRLASGEKLHMQSLCALAHYDFNMAGAYSYEQALLAMRQLQLPMQSIEQLFRRMAFNIVARNQDDHVKNIAFLMNKAGEWSLSPAFDMTYSFNPSGAWTASHQMTMNGKRDHFTLEDFNACARAASMKRGRAAKILAEVQATVAQWPSFAETAGVPESVRERIKRTLNLQPYS; encoded by the coding sequence ATGAGCACGCTGGCTGAAGTCAGGCTGTGGGGCAGGACCATCGGCGCGGTCTCGCTGCTGGATGGGGAGGAGGTCGCCCGCTTTGAATACGATGCGGCCTTCGCGCAGAGCGGCATTCAGGTCGCGCCGCTGGTGATGCCGCTTTCCCAGCGCGTGTACCGTTTCCCCGCACTTGCCCGCCCGACTTTTCACGGCCTGCCCGGCCTGCTGGCCGACTCGTTGCCGGACAAATTCGGCAATGCGCTGATCGATGCCTGGCTGGCTACGCAGGGGCGGCAACCGGGTTCCTTCAACGCGGTCGAGCGGCTTTGCTATACCGGCGAACGCGGCATGGGGGCGCTGGAATTTGCCCCCGCCATGGGTCCCCGGGCGAAGCAGACCACACACATCGAAGTGAGCAAGCTGGTTGAGCTGGCGTCGGAGGTGTTGACCCACCGGAATGATTTGCAGGCGTCATTCGCGGCGGAAGGCCGGGAAGAGGCGCTGAGGGACATTCTGCGCGTGGGCACCTCCGCCGGGGGGGCGCGGGCGAAGGCGGTGATCGCATGGAACCCGGAGACCAACGAGGTGCGCTCGGGCCAGGTCCAGGCCGACAAGGGCTTTGAATACTGGTTGCTGAAATTCGATGGCGTCAGCGGCAACAAGGACAAGGAACTGGATGACCCGAAGGGCTACGGGTTGATCGAGTATGCGTATTACCTGATGGCGCTCGACTGCGGCATCGAGATGAGTGAATGCCGGCTGTTCCAGGAGAACGGTCGCTCGCATTTCATGACACGCCGCTTCGATCGGCTGGCGAGCGGCGAGAAACTTCATATGCAGTCGCTCTGCGCCCTGGCGCACTACGATTTCAACATGGCGGGCGCGTACAGCTACGAGCAGGCCTTGCTGGCGATGCGGCAATTGCAGTTGCCCATGCAGTCCATCGAGCAACTGTTCCGGCGTATGGCGTTCAACATCGTGGCCCGCAATCAGGATGACCACGTGAAGAACATCGCCTTCCTGATGAACAAGGCCGGGGAGTGGTCGCTGTCGCCGGCCTTTGATATGACCTACAGCTTCAATCCTTCGGGGGCGTGGACGGCGAGCCATCAGATGACGATGAACGGAAAACGCGACCATTTCACCCTGGAGGATTTCAACGCCTGCGCCAGAGCGGCGTCGATGAAACGGGGGCGCGCCGCGAAGATCTTGGCCGAGGTGCAGGCGACGGTGGCGCAATGGCCTTCGTTTGCAGAAACGGCCGGCGTGCCTGAAAGCGTGCGCGAGAGAATTAAGCGCACGCTGAATCTGCAACCCTACTCATGA
- a CDS encoding HsdR family type I site-specific deoxyribonuclease, whose product MKPGEHKTVQARILGYAEAIGWTLVPREEAERRRGFDPDVPPAERAKNRSLFFDDLLDARLREFNPRYAEAEGALLGAFRHLHADIYGNREFVEHLRNRGKFFDHEEKRERDLMLIDYDDPARNVYEVTEEWAFHNGHYGTREDVVFLINGIPVLVIECKNANKDEAIALGVDQIRRYHRETPELFVSQQLFTATDAIGFSYGVSWNTVRRNIFNWKDGEVGKLEAKVKGFCAIPQVLGFLKDYIVFAEKDEELNKYILRQHQTGAVEAAVGRALDPKRTRGLVWHTQGSGKTFTMIKAAERLFRAPGADKPTVLLMIDRNELEDQMLKNLAALGLGNLEHASSIARLNQLLRDDYRGIIVTMIHKFRDMPANLNTRANIYVLIDEAHRTTGGDLGNFLMAGLPNASFLGFTGTPVDKTVYGKGTFKTFGCEDDQGYLHKYSIADSIEDGTTLPLYYQLAPNEMLVPHETLDKEFLSLAEAEGVADIEELNKILERAVNLKNFLKGKERIQQVAQFVAEHYRQNVEPLGYKAFLVGVDREACAHYKHALDQFLPPEYSEVVYTGSNNDSKLLKEFHLDPKRERQIRKSFGKLDQMPKILIVTEKLLTGFDAPVLYAMYLDKPMRDHTLLQAIARVNRPYENEAQEMVKPHGFVLDFVGIFDKLEKALAFDSDEINAIVKDLKLLKVLFKNKVESRAPDYLGLIERNFDDKDVDTLIEHFRDPERRKAFFKEYKEIEMLYEIISPDAFLRPFIDDYGTLTAIYQVVRKAYTRTVLVDREFQAKTNHLVQQKVGSYGVGGLGEMVAIDGNTIELIKNKPGGDGTKVINLIKSIEKLAQENSDDPYLIAMVERARAVQESFEQRQTSTAEALAELLREVEGNETRKKEQAEKSFDGLTYFVYRSLLDAKIENAEAVSRKIRHAFTEFPNWKRSEKEIRELRKKVTFAINAETDDLERVTALVEELFTLLEKADRI is encoded by the coding sequence ATGAAACCGGGCGAACACAAAACCGTCCAGGCCCGCATCCTCGGCTACGCCGAGGCCATCGGCTGGACGCTTGTGCCCCGTGAGGAAGCCGAGCGGCGGCGCGGATTTGATCCGGACGTGCCGCCGGCCGAGCGCGCCAAGAACCGCTCGCTTTTTTTCGACGACCTGCTCGACGCCAGGCTGCGGGAATTCAATCCGCGCTACGCCGAGGCCGAGGGCGCCTTGCTTGGGGCTTTCCGCCATCTGCACGCCGACATCTACGGCAACCGGGAATTCGTCGAGCATCTGCGCAACCGGGGCAAGTTCTTCGACCACGAGGAGAAGCGCGAGCGCGACCTGATGCTGATCGATTACGACGATCCGGCGCGCAATGTTTATGAAGTCACCGAGGAGTGGGCCTTTCACAACGGCCACTATGGCACGCGGGAGGATGTGGTCTTTCTAATCAACGGCATCCCCGTGCTGGTGATCGAGTGCAAGAACGCCAACAAGGACGAGGCGATTGCCCTGGGGGTGGACCAGATCCGCCGTTATCACCGCGAGACGCCCGAGCTGTTCGTGTCGCAACAGTTGTTCACCGCCACCGATGCCATCGGCTTTTCTTACGGGGTGAGCTGGAACACGGTGCGGCGGAACATCTTCAACTGGAAGGACGGGGAAGTCGGGAAATTAGAAGCCAAGGTGAAGGGCTTCTGCGCCATTCCGCAGGTGCTCGGCTTTCTGAAGGACTACATCGTCTTTGCCGAGAAGGACGAGGAACTCAACAAATACATCCTGCGCCAGCACCAGACCGGCGCGGTGGAGGCGGCCGTCGGCCGCGCCCTCGATCCCAAACGCACGCGCGGCCTGGTCTGGCACACCCAGGGCAGCGGCAAGACCTTCACCATGATCAAGGCGGCGGAGCGGCTGTTCCGCGCGCCCGGGGCGGACAAGCCCACCGTGCTGCTGATGATCGACCGCAACGAGCTGGAAGATCAGATGCTCAAGAACCTCGCCGCGCTGGGGCTGGGCAACCTGGAGCACGCCAGCAGCATCGCCCGGCTCAACCAGCTCCTGCGCGACGACTACCGGGGCATCATCGTGACGATGATCCACAAGTTCCGCGACATGCCGGCGAACCTGAACACGCGCGCGAACATCTACGTCCTGATCGACGAAGCCCACCGCACCACCGGCGGCGACCTCGGCAACTTCCTCATGGCCGGCCTGCCGAACGCGAGCTTCCTCGGCTTCACCGGCACGCCGGTGGACAAGACCGTCTACGGCAAGGGCACCTTCAAGACCTTCGGCTGCGAGGATGACCAGGGCTACCTGCACAAGTATTCCATCGCCGACAGCATCGAGGACGGCACCACGCTGCCGCTCTACTACCAGCTCGCGCCCAACGAAATGCTGGTGCCCCACGAGACCCTGGACAAGGAGTTCCTGTCGCTGGCCGAAGCCGAAGGCGTGGCCGACATCGAGGAGCTGAACAAGATTCTCGAACGGGCGGTGAACCTGAAGAATTTCCTCAAGGGCAAGGAGCGGATTCAGCAAGTGGCGCAATTCGTCGCGGAACACTATCGCCAGAACGTCGAGCCGCTGGGCTACAAGGCTTTCCTGGTCGGCGTCGACCGCGAAGCCTGCGCCCATTACAAACACGCCCTCGATCAGTTTTTGCCGCCCGAGTATTCCGAAGTGGTCTACACCGGCAGCAACAACGATTCCAAGCTGCTGAAGGAATTCCATCTCGATCCGAAGCGGGAGCGGCAGATTCGCAAGAGCTTCGGCAAGCTCGACCAGATGCCGAAGATCCTCATCGTCACCGAGAAGCTACTCACCGGCTTTGACGCGCCGGTGCTCTATGCCATGTATCTCGACAAGCCGATGCGCGACCACACCCTGCTACAGGCCATCGCCCGGGTGAATCGCCCCTACGAGAACGAGGCGCAGGAGATGGTGAAGCCGCATGGCTTCGTGCTGGATTTCGTTGGCATCTTCGACAAGCTGGAAAAGGCGCTGGCCTTCGACAGCGACGAGATCAACGCCATCGTCAAGGACCTGAAGCTCTTGAAGGTGCTGTTCAAGAACAAGGTGGAGTCCAGGGCGCCGGACTACCTGGGCCTGATCGAGCGCAACTTCGACGACAAGGATGTGGACACCCTCATCGAGCATTTCCGCGACCCCGAGCGGCGCAAGGCGTTCTTCAAGGAGTACAAGGAGATCGAGATGCTCTACGAGATCATCTCGCCCGATGCCTTCCTGCGCCCGTTCATTGACGACTATGGCACCTTGACGGCGATCTATCAGGTCGTCCGCAAGGCCTACACCCGGACCGTGTTGGTGGACCGCGAGTTTCAGGCCAAGACCAACCATCTGGTGCAGCAGAAGGTCGGCAGTTATGGCGTGGGCGGGTTGGGCGAGATGGTCGCGATCGACGGCAACACCATCGAGCTGATCAAGAACAAGCCCGGCGGGGATGGCACCAAAGTCATCAACCTGATCAAGAGCATTGAAAAGCTGGCGCAGGAAAACAGCGACGATCCTTACCTCATCGCCATGGTGGAGCGCGCGCGGGCGGTGCAGGAGAGCTTCGAGCAGCGCCAGACCAGCACGGCCGAGGCCCTGGCCGAATTGCTGCGCGAGGTAGAAGGCAATGAAACGCGGAAGAAGGAGCAGGCCGAAAAGTCCTTCGATGGCCTGACCTATTTTGTCTACCGCAGCCTGCTCGACGCGAAGATTGAGAACGCCGAGGCGGTCAGCCGCAAGATTCGCCACGCCTTCACCGAGTTTCCGAACTGGAAGCGCAGCGAAAAGGAAATTCGGGAACTCCGGAAGAAAGTCACCTTTGCCATCAATGCCGAAACGGACGACCTGGAGCGAGTGACGGCGCTGGTGGAAGAACTGTTTACGCTGCTGGAAAAGGCGGACCGGATTTAA
- a CDS encoding M48 family metallopeptidase — protein sequence MKALDHKGQFKQRVRHWADKLDVKIVWLGVRPMRNKWASCSTAGHLNFSDELPALKPELWDYVIVHELLHFSVPNHGKLWKSLMRSHLGDYEAHEGELKRIAGTRAPQRKC from the coding sequence ATGAAGGCACTCGATCACAAAGGCCAGTTCAAACAGCGCGTCCGCCACTGGGCCGACAAGCTGGACGTCAAGATCGTCTGGCTGGGGGTACGGCCGATGCGCAACAAATGGGCCTCGTGTTCCACTGCCGGCCATTTGAATTTCAGCGACGAATTGCCTGCCCTGAAGCCCGAGCTATGGGACTACGTGATCGTCCACGAACTGCTCCACTTCTCTGTTCCCAACCACGGAAAGCTCTGGAAAAGCCTGATGCGCTCGCACCTGGGCGACTATGAAGCCCATGAAGGCGAGTTGAAGCGGATCGCGGGTACCAGGGCGCCGCAGCGTAAGTGCTGA
- a CDS encoding GIY-YIG nuclease family protein, whose amino-acid sequence MLRCADGSFYTGITTDVERRLEEHNASDRLGARYTRSRRPVSLAYFEEAPSRGEATKREAAIRRLGRAGKGVLCGGGRCDK is encoded by the coding sequence ATCCTGCGTTGCGCCGACGGCAGCTTCTATACCGGCATCACCACCGACGTGGAGCGACGCCTGGAGGAACACAACGCCAGCGATCGTCTGGGCGCCCGCTATACCCGCAGCCGCAGGCCCGTCAGCCTGGCCTACTTCGAAGAGGCCCCTAGCCGGGGCGAGGCGACGAAGCGGGAGGCGGCGATACGCAGGCTGGGCAGGGCAGGGAAGGGGGTTCTGTGTGGTGGTGGCCGCTGTGATAAATGA